The Syntrophobacterales bacterium genome has a segment encoding these proteins:
- a CDS encoding DUF2442 domain-containing protein, which produces MVKIAKVLENYRLDVAFEDGACGVVDLSELVG; this is translated from the coding sequence ATGGTTAAAATCGCTAAAGTGTTAGAGAACTATCGTCTGGATGTGGCATTCGAAGACGGCGCGTGCGGAGTGGTTGATCTCTCCGAGTTGGTTGGCTAA
- a CDS encoding PilZ domain-containing protein encodes MEPNNRKRTRVSVNFEIGVLLANETNPVTTQIVNISMTGVLCKSQPSFQRSAPCRVILSLNDESRIVVDSRILRVGSRETAISFASMDEESFSLLRNVVRYNTAKPDLIEQEFQTDAFGDLPD; translated from the coding sequence GTGGAACCAAACAATAGAAAACGTACGCGCGTTTCAGTCAATTTTGAAATCGGGGTTTTACTTGCAAACGAGACAAACCCTGTCACAACGCAGATCGTCAATATCAGTATGACCGGCGTTCTCTGCAAATCCCAGCCGTCTTTTCAGAGAAGCGCCCCCTGCCGGGTGATTTTGTCGTTGAACGACGAATCACGGATAGTTGTCGATTCGCGTATTTTGAGGGTGGGGTCTCGGGAAACAGCCATAAGTTTTGCTTCAATGGATGAGGAAAGTTTCTCCCTGCTTAGAAATGTTGTGCGGTATAATACAGCCAAGCCTGATCTCATCGAGCAGGAGTTTCAGACAGATGCCTTTGGCGATCTGCCGGATTGA
- a CDS encoding alcohol dehydrogenase catalytic domain-containing protein, with protein sequence MKAVIYRHDRGLTVEEVPIPEEGDDFVVVRVVNTGFCGSDHSLIESGFLAEGTILGHETSGVVAGFGKRVEGIHEGMRIIIRPTFCGGCRECLRGMPHLCSGGRRTIGIGDLPGGFAEYLKIYPQMAISIPDGVDSRNAALAEPFAVALHGIKTAGSAGGSVLVMGGGAIGLASVRILKILGYFPIVLSEPVAEKRMLGAQLGADFLIDPFSENLSEKCTAFTNGVGFDTILECSGIADNISVAIELAAKGGRICMISIIFKGISIAQPMYMNFKEISFTGAYSNTHEENRICLQWMAEKKLDALPLITDLISLHELPDIYEKRIKTGKALKVMLKIGQEF encoded by the coding sequence ATGAAAGCAGTTATTTACAGACACGACAGGGGATTGACCGTTGAGGAAGTTCCAATCCCGGAGGAGGGCGACGATTTTGTCGTCGTCCGGGTCGTCAACACCGGCTTCTGCGGTTCGGATCACTCCCTGATTGAAAGCGGGTTTCTGGCCGAGGGGACGATTCTCGGACACGAGACAAGCGGGGTTGTAGCCGGATTCGGTAAAAGGGTGGAAGGCATTCATGAAGGGATGAGAATAATCATCAGACCCACCTTTTGCGGAGGCTGCCGGGAATGCCTGAGAGGGATGCCCCACCTGTGCAGCGGCGGCAGAAGAACGATCGGCATCGGCGATCTTCCCGGAGGATTTGCCGAGTATCTGAAAATATACCCCCAAATGGCGATTTCGATTCCGGATGGCGTTGATTCCCGCAATGCCGCCCTGGCCGAACCGTTTGCCGTAGCGTTGCACGGCATCAAAACCGCAGGCTCCGCCGGTGGTTCCGTTCTTGTCATGGGAGGCGGGGCGATCGGCTTGGCCTCAGTGAGGATACTAAAAATTCTTGGCTATTTTCCAATAGTCCTTTCCGAACCGGTTGCAGAAAAAAGGATGCTGGGGGCGCAATTGGGGGCGGATTTTCTGATAGACCCGTTCTCCGAAAACCTGTCCGAAAAATGCACCGCATTTACAAATGGAGTCGGATTTGACACAATCCTGGAGTGTTCCGGCATAGCCGATAATATTTCAGTGGCGATTGAGCTTGCCGCCAAAGGTGGCCGGATCTGCATGATCAGCATAATTTTCAAAGGCATTTCGATAGCTCAGCCAATGTACATGAATTTCAAGGAGATTAGTTTTACCGGCGCCTATTCCAATACCCACGAGGAAAACAGGATTTGTCTGCAATGGATGGCCGAAAAAAAGCTCGACGCACTGCCCCTGATAACTGACCTGATTTCCCTCCATGAATTGCCGGACATCTATGAAAAACGGATAAAAACCGGAAAAGCGCTGAAGGTGATGCTGAAAATCGGGCAGGAATTTTAG
- a CDS encoding MFS transporter: MRKETVPEGYLFSKSYTNYLFILLWLLYFFDYIDRMAVVSVFPFLKSDWGLSDAQCGAMVSAVYWAIVVFSFPVSIFVDRWSRKKSIGIMAVLWSLATAACAITKNFNQLFVARTAIGLGEAGYAPGGTAMISAIYPQNRRASMVGIWNAAIPLGMAGGIVIGGLIASHWGWRHVFGIVALPGLVIAILFFFVRDYKTVNLEKKIDDEPQQQNNNQKMQMTKIEIMRAFSRTPSLLFTYFGFAGMMFTSISMSTFLPTYFQRVQGFPLQKATLLASGIMLTSIIGSPLGGWLSDLWMKKRTEARLLLPAISALLTTIFFITAFNFMKNGIFQYVVFLMAGIFSIAWASSAISVTQDVVHPDLRAMSYSLCVVVQNLLGSSLGPIVTGALSDHYGIKAALIAASSVSLFSFALFYWGSRYYKRDLNKVVKVSLAPE, from the coding sequence ATGAGGAAAGAGACCGTTCCCGAAGGCTACTTATTTTCCAAGTCCTACACAAACTACCTGTTCATCCTGCTGTGGCTTCTCTATTTTTTTGACTATATAGACAGAATGGCGGTAGTTTCCGTGTTTCCCTTTTTAAAAAGTGACTGGGGCCTAAGCGACGCCCAGTGCGGGGCGATGGTTTCCGCCGTTTACTGGGCAATTGTCGTCTTTTCCTTTCCCGTTTCCATCTTTGTGGACAGGTGGAGTCGCAAAAAAAGCATCGGGATCATGGCCGTTTTGTGGAGTCTGGCGACGGCTGCCTGCGCGATAACAAAGAATTTCAACCAGTTGTTTGTGGCCCGCACCGCGATCGGCCTGGGGGAAGCAGGTTATGCACCGGGAGGAACGGCAATGATTTCTGCAATTTATCCGCAGAACAGGCGTGCTTCGATGGTGGGAATATGGAATGCCGCCATTCCCTTGGGGATGGCGGGCGGCATCGTAATCGGCGGATTGATTGCCTCCCACTGGGGGTGGCGTCATGTCTTCGGAATTGTTGCCTTGCCTGGCTTGGTCATCGCCATTCTGTTTTTTTTCGTCAGGGATTACAAGACGGTCAATCTCGAAAAAAAGATTGACGATGAACCGCAGCAGCAAAACAATAATCAAAAAATGCAGATGACGAAAATCGAAATAATGCGGGCCTTTTCCCGCACCCCTTCGCTGCTTTTCACGTACTTTGGCTTTGCCGGAATGATGTTTACCTCGATTTCGATGTCCACATTTTTGCCTACCTATTTTCAGCGGGTGCAGGGATTTCCCCTGCAAAAGGCGACCCTGCTGGCAAGCGGCATCATGCTGACGAGCATCATCGGTTCTCCACTCGGAGGGTGGCTCTCCGATCTCTGGATGAAAAAAAGGACCGAGGCGCGTCTTTTGCTGCCCGCCATTTCCGCGCTTTTGACGACAATATTCTTTATCACGGCCTTCAATTTTATGAAAAACGGGATATTTCAGTACGTGGTCTTTCTCATGGCGGGCATCTTCTCCATTGCCTGGGCATCATCGGCGATCTCCGTTACCCAGGATGTCGTTCACCCCGACTTGCGGGCGATGTCTTACTCTCTTTGCGTAGTTGTCCAGAACCTGCTCGGCAGTTCTCTCGGACCCATCGTTACCGGCGCCCTTTCCGATCATTACGGGATCAAGGCGGCGCTGATCGCGGCCAGCTCTGTCTCTTTATTTTCATTTGCGCTTTTCTATTGGGGATCAAGGTATTACAAACGTGATTTAAACAAAGTTGTTAAGGTTTCGCTGGCACCGGAGTGA
- a CDS encoding DUF362 domain-containing protein, which translates to MTSIYKSAGQTPEALRSLLAMFPKPFTPGDRVGIKLHWGERGNENFIRPEYAREIVRWLKEEGVRPYIFDTTVLYSGGRRDGADSLKTAAEHGFTEEYLGCPVLIGDGLDGRDVMDIPSAGQHFDTVQVAGIIKETDGFVVFSHFKGHMEASFGGSVKNISMGMASRAQKQRMHSDVHPVLIEKRCIRCGICQDVCPVGAAVLPPDDQYPLYDLDKCVGCAQCIALCPQTALKIFWETDIAVFQEKLVETAASTWRLIGDKTIVINALIQIVTECDCLEGRHPPLAGDFGFIGGYNPVVVDEEAIKMVGPEKFDAAHPGIPWQRQFSYAREIGFVK; encoded by the coding sequence ATGACGAGTATTTACAAATCTGCAGGACAAACGCCGGAGGCGCTGCGCAGTTTGCTGGCCATGTTTCCGAAACCCTTCACCCCCGGGGACAGGGTGGGGATCAAATTACATTGGGGTGAAAGGGGCAATGAGAATTTTATTCGCCCGGAGTATGCGCGCGAGATTGTCCGCTGGCTGAAAGAAGAGGGCGTTAGACCATATATTTTTGATACAACCGTTCTTTACTCCGGGGGAAGACGAGACGGCGCCGACAGCCTCAAAACTGCTGCAGAACATGGCTTTACCGAGGAATATTTGGGCTGCCCTGTTCTGATCGGAGATGGTTTGGACGGCAGGGATGTGATGGATATTCCCAGTGCAGGCCAGCACTTTGATACGGTGCAGGTTGCAGGGATAATAAAGGAAACAGACGGGTTTGTCGTCTTTTCTCATTTCAAGGGGCACATGGAGGCGTCTTTTGGGGGTTCGGTTAAGAATATCTCGATGGGGATGGCATCGCGCGCCCAAAAGCAGCGGATGCACTCGGATGTCCACCCTGTGCTTATCGAGAAGCGCTGCATACGCTGCGGCATCTGTCAGGATGTATGTCCCGTTGGCGCCGCCGTTTTGCCGCCGGATGACCAATACCCCCTCTACGATCTCGATAAATGCGTCGGCTGCGCGCAGTGCATCGCCCTTTGTCCGCAAACGGCGCTGAAGATCTTCTGGGAAACGGACATCGCCGTCTTTCAGGAAAAACTTGTGGAAACGGCCGCTTCTACATGGAGATTGATCGGTGACAAAACCATTGTTATCAACGCCCTGATCCAGATAGTAACGGAGTGCGACTGCCTGGAAGGAAGGCATCCCCCCCTTGCCGGGGATTTTGGCTTCATCGGGGGCTACAATCCGGTTGTGGTAGATGAGGAGGCCATTAAAATGGTTGGTCCGGAGAAGTTTGACGCCGCCCACCCCGGCATCCCGTGGCAGCGCCAGTTCAGTTACGCGCGGGAGATAGGTTTTGTGAAATAG